One window from the genome of Candidatus Tanganyikabacteria bacterium encodes:
- a CDS encoding antibiotic biosynthesis monooxygenase has translation MSSGPVTLVVARRPKPGSEAALEAWLEEIVAVAGRFPGHLGSLVVEPHPGQAEYVLIARYASQEHLQRWWDSAECAELLARGEALTRTMDIQTLTGMEGWFVAPERRAVPRPPGWKMWLVTWAVITPLVLLIGATLEPALGAWRQPWRTMATSAVLCALMTWAVMPLATRLLAGWLFGPVESPQPARGI, from the coding sequence ATGAGCAGTGGTCCCGTGACGCTCGTCGTGGCGCGCCGCCCCAAGCCCGGCAGCGAGGCCGCGCTGGAAGCCTGGCTCGAGGAGATCGTGGCCGTGGCCGGCCGCTTCCCCGGGCACCTGGGCTCCCTGGTGGTCGAACCGCATCCCGGGCAGGCCGAGTACGTCCTCATCGCGCGCTACGCCAGCCAGGAGCACCTGCAGCGCTGGTGGGATTCGGCCGAGTGCGCCGAGTTGCTCGCGCGGGGCGAGGCGCTCACCAGGACCATGGATATCCAGACCCTGACGGGCATGGAAGGCTGGTTCGTCGCGCCCGAGCGGCGCGCCGTACCACGGCCCCCTGGCTGGAAGATGTGGCTGGTCACCTGGGCCGTGATCACGCCCCTGGTGCTGCTCATCGGCGCCACGCTGGAGCCCGCGCTGGGGGCCTGGCGGCAGCCGTGGCGCACCATGGCCACCTCGGCGGTGCTCTGCGCGCTCATGACCTGGGCGGTCATGCCGCTGGCCACGCGGCTGCTGGCCGGCTGGCTGTTCGGGCCGGTCGAGTCGCCTCAACCGGCCCGCGGGATCTGA